From the Thermococcus guaymasensis DSM 11113 genome, one window contains:
- the purB gene encoding adenylosuccinate lyase, producing MAVHPIDYRYGSEEMRKIWDEENKLQKLLDVEAALARAHAKLGNIPEESARVISERANTEWVKPERVKEIEAEIHHDIMAVVKALSEVCGEHGKYVHLGATSNDIIDTANALLIKESLELIERYLKELRDVLLKLAEEHKYTICIGRTHGQHAVPTTYGMKFALWLDEVQRHIDRLEELKKRILVGKMRGAVGTAASFGEKALEIERLVMDDLGLKPALITSQLVPRDLYAELMMFLALVASTLDKIGLEIRNLQRTEILEVSEPFGKKQVGSSTMPHKRNPIRTEKVCGLARVIYSNVIPALLNNPLWHERDLTNSSVERVILPETFVLLDEMLRVTISVLKGLEFFPKNIKRNLYLTRNLIMAEPLMLKLAEKGMGRQEAHELVRQLAMKAFEEGRDFLDVVKESGEVRKYLSDEDLAFLRPENYIGVAPQIVDNVIASVRAKMQKEGL from the coding sequence ATGGCGGTTCATCCAATTGATTATCGCTACGGGAGCGAGGAGATGAGAAAAATCTGGGACGAAGAGAACAAGCTCCAGAAGCTTCTCGACGTTGAAGCTGCTCTGGCGAGGGCACACGCGAAGCTCGGCAACATCCCTGAAGAGAGCGCCCGCGTGATTTCCGAGAGGGCAAACACTGAGTGGGTGAAGCCGGAGCGCGTCAAGGAGATAGAAGCCGAGATACACCATGACATAATGGCCGTTGTAAAAGCATTGAGCGAGGTCTGCGGCGAGCACGGGAAGTACGTCCACCTCGGCGCGACCTCCAACGACATAATTGACACCGCGAACGCACTCCTCATAAAGGAGAGCCTTGAGCTGATAGAGCGCTACCTCAAAGAGCTCCGCGACGTCCTGCTGAAGCTCGCCGAGGAACACAAGTACACCATCTGCATAGGGAGGACTCACGGCCAGCACGCGGTTCCGACAACCTACGGCATGAAGTTCGCCCTCTGGCTCGATGAGGTTCAGAGGCATATTGACAGGCTTGAAGAACTTAAGAAGCGCATTTTAGTTGGCAAGATGCGCGGTGCAGTGGGAACTGCCGCGTCCTTCGGGGAGAAGGCCCTTGAGATTGAGAGGCTCGTTATGGACGACCTCGGCCTCAAGCCCGCGCTGATAACCAGCCAGCTCGTCCCGAGGGACCTCTACGCGGAGCTCATGATGTTTCTGGCATTGGTTGCCTCGACCCTTGACAAGATTGGCCTTGAGATTAGAAACCTCCAGAGAACGGAAATCCTTGAGGTCAGCGAGCCATTCGGAAAGAAGCAGGTTGGTTCGTCAACGATGCCCCACAAGAGGAACCCGATAAGAACCGAGAAGGTCTGTGGCCTGGCAAGGGTCATCTATTCGAATGTCATCCCTGCCCTGCTGAACAACCCATTATGGCACGAAAGAGACCTCACGAACTCCTCCGTCGAGCGCGTTATTCTGCCGGAGACGTTTGTCCTTCTCGATGAGATGCTCCGCGTCACAATTAGCGTCCTCAAGGGGCTGGAGTTCTTCCCCAAGAACATCAAACGCAACCTCTACCTGACCAGGAACCTCATAATGGCCGAACCGCTGATGCTGAAACTTGCTGAAAAGGGCATGGGCAGGCAGGAGGCTCATGAGCTAGTCAGACAGCTCGCAATGAAGGCGTTTGAAGAGGGAAGGGACTTTCTCGATGTCGTGAAGGAGAGCGGGGAAGTCAGGAAGTACCTGAGCGATGAAGATTTGGCCTTTTTGAGGCCTGAGAACTACATTGGCGTTGCCCCCCAGATAGTTGACAACGTAATAGCTTCGGTAAGGGCCAAAATGCAGAAAGAAGGTTTGTGA
- the albA gene encoding DNA-binding protein Alba: MAEEHVVYIGKKPVMNYVLAVITQFNEGAKEVTVKARGRAISRAVDVAEIVRNRFLPEVRVKEIKIGTEELPTADGRTANTSTIEIVLEKP; this comes from the coding sequence ATGGCTGAGGAGCACGTCGTCTACATCGGAAAGAAGCCGGTTATGAACTACGTCCTGGCCGTTATAACCCAGTTCAACGAGGGTGCCAAGGAGGTCACCGTCAAGGCTCGCGGTAGGGCCATCAGCAGGGCCGTTGACGTCGCCGAGATCGTCAGGAACAGGTTCCTCCCAGAGGTCAGGGTCAAGGAGATCAAGATCGGCACCGAAGAGCTTCCGACTGCCGACGGCAGGACTGCCAACACCTCGACCATCGAGATCGTTCTTGAGAAGCCGTGA
- a CDS encoding ArsR/SmtB family transcription factor encodes MGEGKIIEINDEAAKLLAQIITNEKALAILHAVEEEPKSLTQIAEELGFPLSTVSYHIDRMLRVGLIEVAGKKYGKKLQEVKLYKASNKPILIVPRKDAPKVTKKLSTLGKLHVISLSVASFFSVIVYEILKRLLASGASSAGQPQNTSLIGFEEASKNITTTTVGRLIPSSAEYVISNMTNSTMSTSSSSLPKNVTSGAHGGNLPLIVAILTFVIVFAVVYFILRRKRF; translated from the coding sequence GTGGGCGAGGGGAAGATCATAGAGATTAACGATGAGGCCGCAAAGCTTCTGGCTCAGATTATAACGAACGAGAAGGCCCTGGCGATTCTTCATGCCGTTGAGGAGGAGCCTAAATCCCTGACTCAAATCGCTGAGGAACTGGGATTCCCCCTCTCCACGGTGAGCTATCATATAGACAGAATGCTTAGAGTTGGACTCATTGAGGTGGCTGGAAAAAAGTACGGAAAGAAACTTCAAGAGGTTAAACTCTACAAGGCCTCCAATAAGCCAATTCTCATCGTCCCCCGGAAGGACGCGCCAAAGGTCACAAAGAAGCTGTCCACTTTGGGGAAGCTCCACGTGATAAGTCTAAGTGTTGCTTCGTTTTTCTCGGTCATAGTTTATGAGATCCTCAAAAGACTTCTTGCGAGCGGGGCGTCCAGTGCTGGCCAACCTCAAAATACATCCCTCATTGGGTTTGAAGAAGCCAGTAAAAACATTACAACGACGACAGTTGGACGGCTCATCCCGAGTTCGGCTGAGTACGTGATATCCAACATGACGAACTCCACAATGAGCACTTCGTCTTCTAGTTTGCCCAAAAATGTTACATCTGGAGCACATGGAGGCAATTTACCCTTAATAGTGGCAATCCTCACGTTTGTAATTGTCTTTGCGGTGGTGTACTTCATATTAAGGAGAAAACGTTTTTAA
- a CDS encoding CBS domain-containing protein, whose product MAEISVGQIVKRKAIIVKPDDTVHKVAKILARNRVGSAVVLDNDEIVGVVTDRDILDKVVAKGKDPKKVKVKDIMTKNPVTIEDDYTISDAIDRMMEKGIRRLLVTRLGKPIGFVTAADLLSALNTYNHEEEESEEETEVYGICEICGQYGPLYKVYIEGGEKWVCEACKDSLNL is encoded by the coding sequence TTGGCAGAGATCAGCGTAGGTCAGATCGTCAAGAGGAAGGCCATCATTGTAAAGCCCGACGACACCGTACACAAAGTTGCCAAGATCCTCGCCCGGAACCGGGTGGGGAGCGCGGTAGTCCTTGATAACGATGAGATAGTTGGGGTGGTCACAGATAGAGACATCCTCGACAAGGTGGTAGCAAAAGGCAAGGATCCAAAGAAAGTCAAAGTTAAGGACATAATGACAAAGAACCCGGTCACAATTGAGGATGACTACACCATCTCCGATGCGATAGACAGGATGATGGAGAAAGGTATCAGAAGGCTTCTCGTGACTAGACTCGGTAAGCCCATCGGCTTCGTTACGGCAGCGGACCTCTTATCTGCCCTGAACACATACAACCACGAGGAAGAAGAGTCTGAAGAAGAAACCGAGGTCTATGGAATTTGTGAAATATGCGGCCAGTACGGGCCACTCTACAAAGTTTACATTGAGGGAGGCGAAAAGTGGGTCTGCGAGGCATGTAAGGACAGCCTCAACCTTTAA
- a CDS encoding NTPase — protein sequence MVRVFVTGPAGVGKTTLVERVAKEVERWGYIVGGMVTKEVRRNGRRVGFKIIALDTGEEGTLASLRGTSHLPGVPFGKYVVHVDEINRVGVSAIRRALVEADLIVIDEIGPMEYKSDEFVRVVGEVLKSEKPLLAVVHRKMADKFRPLGKLHVLSVENRNREFGIVLDEIMRELRG from the coding sequence ATGGTCAGGGTTTTCGTGACCGGCCCGGCTGGAGTCGGGAAGACGACACTCGTCGAGAGGGTCGCGAAGGAAGTCGAGAGATGGGGCTACATCGTTGGGGGTATGGTAACAAAAGAAGTCAGGCGAAACGGAAGGCGCGTTGGCTTCAAAATCATCGCCCTTGACACCGGAGAAGAAGGGACACTCGCGAGCCTCCGCGGGACGTCACACCTTCCCGGTGTTCCCTTCGGAAAGTACGTTGTCCATGTTGATGAAATAAACCGCGTCGGTGTTTCTGCTATAAGGCGCGCGCTGGTCGAGGCGGATTTGATTGTCATAGACGAAATCGGCCCGATGGAGTACAAGAGCGATGAGTTTGTTCGGGTTGTTGGAGAAGTGCTGAAGTCAGAAAAGCCGCTCCTCGCGGTCGTGCACAGAAAAATGGCAGATAAGTTTAGACCACTTGGGAAGCTTCACGTTCTCAGCGTTGAGAACAGAAACAGGGAGTTCGGAATAGTACTCGACGAGATAATGAGAGAGTTGAGGGGTTAA
- the mtnA gene encoding S-methyl-5-thioribose-1-phosphate isomerase, producing MEIRYRPEELTRLPRSVRYETGKVIMIDQTLLPGEFKTIELRTVEEVAEAIVTMKVRGAPAIGASAAFGLALYADTTKAKTKDEFMDGFYRAYETLKNTRPTAVNLFWALNRIKKLVEENLESPLDEIKRMIVAEAQKIADEDVEANLRMGHYGAEALPEGNVLTHCNAGSLATVQLGTVGAVLRVMHRDGTLKLLWVDETRPVLQGARLSAWEYHYDGIPLKLITDNMAGFVMQQGKVDAIIVGADRIVANGDFANKIGTYTLAVLAKEHGIPFFTVAPLSTIDLSLKSGKEIPIEERKPEEVLTCGGCRIAPDVDVYNPAFDVTPHRYLTGIITDRGVVYPPFERNLKRLFKEEP from the coding sequence GTGGAGATAAGGTACAGGCCCGAGGAACTCACGAGGCTCCCGAGGAGCGTTCGCTACGAGACCGGAAAGGTCATCATGATCGACCAGACGCTTTTGCCAGGGGAGTTCAAAACGATCGAGTTGAGGACCGTCGAGGAAGTCGCCGAAGCGATAGTAACAATGAAGGTGCGCGGTGCGCCGGCGATTGGCGCTTCAGCCGCTTTCGGCTTAGCTCTCTACGCGGACACGACCAAGGCAAAGACCAAGGATGAGTTCATGGACGGCTTTTACAGGGCATACGAGACCCTGAAGAATACGAGGCCAACCGCCGTGAACCTCTTCTGGGCCCTCAACAGGATTAAGAAGCTCGTCGAGGAGAACCTTGAGAGCCCGCTCGACGAGATAAAGCGCATGATTGTGGCAGAGGCCCAGAAGATAGCCGACGAGGACGTTGAGGCGAACCTCAGGATGGGCCACTACGGTGCCGAGGCTTTGCCCGAAGGCAACGTCCTCACCCACTGCAACGCCGGAAGCCTGGCCACCGTCCAGCTCGGAACTGTTGGAGCGGTTCTCAGGGTGATGCACCGCGACGGGACGCTCAAGCTCCTCTGGGTGGACGAGACGAGACCCGTTCTCCAGGGTGCGAGGCTCTCCGCCTGGGAGTACCACTACGACGGCATCCCCCTCAAGCTGATAACCGACAACATGGCCGGCTTCGTGATGCAGCAGGGGAAGGTTGACGCGATTATAGTCGGAGCTGACAGGATAGTGGCCAACGGCGACTTCGCCAACAAGATAGGCACCTATACCTTGGCCGTTCTCGCCAAGGAGCACGGGATACCGTTCTTCACCGTTGCCCCGCTCTCGACGATAGACCTCTCACTAAAAAGCGGTAAGGAGATACCGATTGAGGAGAGAAAGCCCGAGGAAGTCCTAACTTGCGGCGGCTGCAGGATAGCGCCGGACGTTGACGTCTACAACCCCGCCTTCGACGTGACGCCGCACAGGTACCTGACCGGCATAATAACGGACAGGGGCGTCGTTTACCCACCGTTTGAGAGGAATTTGAAGAGGCTGTTCAAGGAAGAACCGTGA
- a CDS encoding DUF4147 domain-containing protein, whose translation MVVSGERFYVLAFGKAACSMARAVVDIIGKQIEEGVIITKYGYAEDCLRTERLKVIEAGHPVPDENSLRGGKLGLELTGKVGENNVLLVLISGGGSALLQRAEEWVGEEGGRSHSALSSTIRHSNGTGGEATAKGPSSSKRSSNFLFSTSRSKKAFKLSFFTISDARQGKSGGKGRDCPF comes from the coding sequence ATGGTCGTTTCTGGTGAGAGGTTCTACGTATTGGCTTTCGGCAAGGCCGCCTGCTCCATGGCGAGGGCCGTCGTTGACATCATCGGGAAGCAGATTGAAGAGGGAGTTATCATTACAAAGTACGGCTACGCAGAGGACTGCCTGAGAACGGAAAGATTGAAGGTCATCGAGGCGGGGCACCCAGTTCCAGATGAGAACTCCCTCCGGGGCGGAAAGCTCGGCCTCGAGCTGACCGGGAAGGTTGGGGAGAACAACGTCCTCCTCGTCCTCATCTCCGGCGGCGGAAGTGCCCTCCTCCAACGGGCCGAGGAGTGGGTGGGGGAGGAAGGAGGAAGGTCTCACTCCGCGTTGAGCTCGACAATCCGGCACTCGAATGGTACAGGAGGAGAGGCTACCGCGAAAGGGCCTTCATCCTCGAAAAGGAGCTCTAACTTTTTGTTTTCAACCTCCCGTTCAAAAAAGGCCTTTAAGCTGTCCTTCTTTACTATCTCCGATGCTCGTCAGGGGAAAAGTGGTGGGAAAGGAAGGGACTGCCCGTTTTGA
- a CDS encoding TrmB family transcriptional regulator: MEEKEIKALLREFGLNEYEVRAYLTLIKSGPLTAGELAALSKVPQPRIYDVIRTLMAKGFVTTSEGRPKHVIPLNPESVMEAIKQRYEERIEALKTALEELYTPHGEIGSVTVIKSRIALEEYMRRAIRNAKYHMSVAIPTEFLRKFEGDLKAKKENNVRINLFLYGKGEAPAIANEIRIRDVPDPILIIQDREMGVYLSYEALSSGSSLHGYGLIIRDNNLLFMLDRYFYHALWPTGRVVYREERKLKLPREYIHIRELVEDIKTFNLTGSKVEIIGKFVRSKKPVHIVGRVVEFFEDENKVISNITVETEDGARYVVGGWNASLEDIEAERIVLLE, encoded by the coding sequence ATGGAGGAGAAAGAAATCAAGGCTCTCCTCAGGGAATTTGGTCTGAACGAGTATGAGGTTAGGGCTTACCTTACTCTTATAAAAAGCGGTCCCCTGACGGCTGGGGAACTGGCGGCACTCTCAAAGGTTCCACAGCCGAGGATATACGACGTAATAAGAACACTCATGGCAAAGGGCTTTGTCACGACCAGTGAAGGCAGGCCCAAGCACGTCATTCCCCTCAATCCGGAGAGCGTCATGGAAGCCATCAAGCAGCGATACGAGGAGAGAATAGAGGCCCTCAAAACCGCCCTTGAGGAACTCTACACTCCCCACGGCGAGATAGGGAGCGTTACCGTCATCAAGAGCCGTATAGCCCTTGAGGAGTACATGAGAAGGGCCATAAGGAACGCCAAGTACCATATGAGCGTAGCCATACCTACGGAGTTCCTGAGGAAATTTGAGGGGGACTTGAAGGCCAAGAAAGAAAACAACGTCCGCATAAACCTATTCCTTTACGGGAAAGGGGAAGCCCCTGCGATCGCGAACGAGATCCGGATCAGAGACGTTCCAGACCCAATACTCATAATTCAAGACAGGGAGATGGGGGTGTACCTTTCCTATGAGGCCCTGAGTAGCGGCAGTTCCCTTCACGGCTACGGCCTCATAATCAGGGACAACAATCTCCTCTTCATGCTCGACCGCTACTTCTACCACGCCCTCTGGCCGACGGGAAGGGTAGTTTATCGTGAGGAGCGCAAACTCAAGCTCCCGCGGGAGTACATCCACATAAGGGAGCTGGTGGAGGACATAAAGACCTTCAATCTAACGGGATCAAAGGTCGAGATTATTGGGAAGTTTGTTCGCTCCAAGAAACCTGTACATATCGTGGGTAGGGTGGTGGAGTTTTTTGAGGATGAGAACAAGGTCATTTCCAATATTACAGTAGAGACCGAAGACGGAGCCAGGTACGTTGTTGGTGGCTGGAACGCGTCACTTGAGGATATCGAAGCTGAGAGGATAGTACTCCTTGAGTGA
- a CDS encoding ABC transporter ATP-binding protein, with protein sequence MVEVRLENLKKYFDRGRVKAVDGVNLTIKDGEFLVLLGPSGCGKTTTLRMISGLETPTEGKIYFGDRDVTYLPPKDRNISMVFQSYAVWPHMKVYDNIAFPLKVKKYPKNEIDERVKWAAELLQIEDLLDRYPAQLSGGQRQRVAVARAIVVEPNVLLMDEPLSNLDAKLRVAMRAEIKKLQTKLKVTTVYVTHDQVEAMTMGDRIAVMNKGHLLQVGPPTEVYLKPNSLFVATFIGAPEMNIVDATVVENDGLFLEGNGFRIRLPDDFRELLEGYIEKDVLVGIRPEHMTVKGVSTLEHVTRTAEIEGLVDFVEALGTDTIVHAKVGENIIKIKIPGHVPLPIGENIKIEIDLDNIHIFDRDTEKAII encoded by the coding sequence ATGGTGGAGGTTAGGCTTGAGAACCTCAAAAAGTATTTTGATAGGGGAAGGGTAAAGGCTGTTGATGGGGTAAACCTCACGATAAAAGACGGAGAGTTCCTTGTGCTCCTTGGCCCGAGCGGATGCGGAAAGACAACCACACTAAGAATGATATCCGGCCTTGAAACGCCGACGGAAGGAAAGATATACTTTGGGGACAGGGATGTCACGTATCTACCGCCCAAGGACAGGAACATCTCCATGGTCTTCCAGAGCTACGCCGTCTGGCCTCACATGAAGGTCTACGACAACATAGCATTTCCCCTGAAGGTAAAGAAATACCCCAAAAACGAGATTGATGAGAGAGTCAAATGGGCGGCCGAGTTGCTTCAGATAGAAGACCTCCTCGACAGATACCCGGCCCAGCTCAGCGGTGGCCAGAGGCAAAGGGTTGCTGTTGCAAGGGCAATTGTTGTTGAGCCGAATGTTCTGCTTATGGATGAACCGCTTTCCAATCTTGATGCTAAACTTAGAGTTGCCATGAGGGCAGAGATTAAAAAGCTCCAAACAAAGCTAAAGGTTACCACAGTTTACGTTACACACGATCAGGTTGAAGCCATGACAATGGGCGACAGAATAGCGGTAATGAACAAGGGGCACCTTCTCCAAGTTGGGCCGCCAACTGAGGTCTACCTAAAGCCCAATTCCCTCTTTGTGGCAACGTTTATAGGCGCTCCAGAGATGAACATCGTTGACGCCACTGTTGTGGAGAACGATGGGCTGTTCCTTGAGGGAAACGGCTTCAGGATACGCCTTCCGGACGACTTCAGGGAACTTTTAGAGGGATACATTGAAAAGGACGTTCTCGTCGGTATAAGACCAGAGCACATGACCGTGAAGGGCGTCTCAACCCTTGAGCATGTAACGAGGACGGCTGAGATAGAGGGGCTGGTGGACTTCGTAGAGGCTCTCGGAACGGACACGATAGTCCACGCCAAGGTTGGGGAAAACATCATCAAGATAAAGATACCCGGCCACGTACCCCTGCCGATTGGAGAAAATATTAAAATAGAGATCGACCTTGACAACATCCATATCTTCGACAGAGACACAGAGAAAGCGATAATCTGA
- a CDS encoding carbohydrate ABC transporter permease has translation MNEKTKHNLKKLGFYTLIFIVVVWMGLPLVVSTLYAFGTPDDYYNPHRIIPLHFTLETTKMLLFTLGGWEALKNSIIVAILAIIISFALGLPAGYAIARFIFPGKDTIKLGMLALKVFPVPIMAVPLVMLYIRLHLIDTLLGVALAHSAGSLPLVVLITASIFSGTSAELEEAGMVFGLTRFQSFLRITLPLALPGLAAAAMFTFVGSWNEVFAASVLTFSHRTLPALMLTLMETAPDYYKFAAAFIMAFPAMIYVAVARKYLISMWGIALK, from the coding sequence ATGAACGAGAAGACAAAGCACAACCTGAAAAAACTAGGATTTTATACACTAATCTTTATTGTTGTGGTGTGGATGGGCTTACCTTTGGTCGTCTCCACTCTCTATGCATTCGGGACTCCAGATGATTACTACAACCCTCACAGAATAATACCGCTTCACTTTACACTGGAGACAACCAAAATGCTACTTTTCACACTCGGTGGATGGGAGGCGTTGAAGAACAGCATAATCGTGGCAATTTTGGCAATAATAATCAGCTTTGCCCTTGGGCTACCGGCTGGATACGCTATAGCAAGGTTCATCTTTCCAGGAAAGGATACTATAAAGCTTGGAATGCTTGCCCTCAAGGTGTTCCCCGTTCCGATAATGGCAGTTCCCCTCGTAATGCTCTACATAAGGCTGCACTTAATCGACACCCTGCTTGGTGTTGCACTCGCTCACAGTGCCGGCTCCCTACCCCTCGTTGTTCTAATCACAGCGAGTATATTCTCAGGCACTTCCGCAGAATTGGAAGAGGCGGGTATGGTATTCGGTCTTACAAGGTTTCAATCATTTCTTAGGATTACCCTACCCCTAGCACTTCCCGGTCTGGCGGCCGCGGCAATGTTCACGTTCGTTGGTTCCTGGAACGAAGTCTTTGCGGCTTCAGTCTTAACATTCAGTCATAGAACACTGCCCGCATTAATGTTGACCCTAATGGAAACTGCACCGGATTATTATAAATTCGCTGCTGCATTTATAATGGCATTCCCTGCTATGATTTACGTGGCCGTTGCAAGGAAGTATCTAATATCCATGTGGGGTATAGCACTTAAATGA
- a CDS encoding carbohydrate ABC transporter permease — protein sequence MAKKVSKYAPYLLVAPAIIYLAIFIGYPMIEGIKLVFYENGGFSLATVHRAVNNYYFWPALKNTLGLVAVIVPTQLILALVLALAMNKVFKGRNIALTLLLIPMTLSDIAAGLIWYSMLSPSGFMNKLLLNLGLIHSPIQLFGYQFHTREFLMLVFVELWRSTVTIFVIVLAGLQMISQEYIEAAEVFGAGYWTRLRHIVIPLLKPSIQTALLLRTIYAFSIFGIVWVLVGRDIPVLAGEAYYQVTQIKDYGVGAFYALLIAIMSLATGAVYLRLTRSEYLEVRR from the coding sequence ATGGCGAAAAAAGTGTCAAAATATGCTCCGTATCTCTTAGTGGCTCCCGCAATAATATATTTGGCCATATTCATTGGGTATCCCATGATAGAGGGCATTAAACTTGTTTTCTATGAAAATGGTGGCTTTTCCCTTGCAACTGTTCACAGAGCGGTTAACAATTACTATTTCTGGCCAGCTTTGAAGAATACCTTAGGTTTGGTCGCCGTAATTGTCCCCACTCAGCTTATACTGGCCCTTGTACTCGCGTTGGCGATGAACAAAGTATTTAAGGGAAGAAACATTGCACTGACACTCCTTTTAATTCCTATGACCCTAAGTGACATTGCTGCGGGTTTAATTTGGTATTCAATGCTGTCTCCTAGCGGTTTTATGAACAAACTATTGCTAAATTTAGGTTTAATCCATTCTCCGATCCAGCTTTTTGGATACCAGTTCCATACGAGAGAGTTCCTTATGCTAGTGTTTGTTGAGCTCTGGAGGTCAACCGTCACGATATTCGTAATCGTCTTGGCAGGATTGCAGATGATAAGCCAGGAGTACATCGAAGCCGCTGAAGTATTCGGTGCCGGCTACTGGACAAGATTAAGGCACATAGTTATCCCCCTATTAAAACCGAGCATTCAAACTGCCCTGCTACTGAGAACTATATATGCGTTCAGTATCTTCGGAATCGTATGGGTCCTCGTTGGCAGGGACATTCCAGTCTTAGCGGGAGAAGCGTACTACCAGGTGACACAGATTAAGGACTATGGGGTTGGGGCATTCTACGCGTTGCTAATTGCAATTATGTCCCTTGCAACTGGTGCCGTTTACCTGAGGCTAACAAGATCAGAGTACTTGGAGGTGAGAAGATGA